One window of Dermacentor albipictus isolate Rhodes 1998 colony chromosome 9, USDA_Dalb.pri_finalv2, whole genome shotgun sequence genomic DNA carries:
- the LOC135915572 gene encoding uncharacterized protein yields the protein MNDDSLLHDSVCNSSSTVEQLITSMEYGNEFGSDEEDASVGDAALVDAEALSSTQGSATASENPSPLVSMSDSEGSQALTPPAARKRAERQALKKRQPSQQLLLTQVV from the exons ATGAATGATGACAGCCTGCTGCATGACAGTgtctgcaacagcagcagcacagTGGAACAG CTCATCACGAGCATGGAATATGGAAATGAGTTTGGCAGCGACGAGGAGGACGCCTCGGTGGGTGatgcggcccttgtagacgccgAAGCTCTGTCGTCAACACAGGGCTCGGCCACCGCCAGTGAAAACCCGTCGCCTCTGGTGTCCATGTCCGACAGCGAGGGCTCGCAAGCGCTAACACCACCAGCAGCTCGCAAGAGAGCCGAAAGACAGGCCCTGAAGAAACGGCAGCCCTCCCAGCAGTTGCTGTTGACGCAAGTTGTCTAG